One window from the genome of Elusimicrobiota bacterium encodes:
- a CDS encoding YaeQ family protein, translating to MRIRCDLRINGESRKLIIVPGINEPVEHRALKLASYLLFWPQDPAIDISPKTPALADYDFLPDLMALDDTGAIQLWVECGSTTMNKLTKLTRRLPRGRIVVMKETERDAQRLREELRAQLEREARVEILAWPGRLFRDWVSALRENTEVYGESGGLRIDVVVNERPFAAELKRL from the coding sequence ATGAGAATCCGCTGCGACCTCCGGATCAACGGCGAATCACGCAAGCTCATCATCGTGCCCGGCATCAATGAGCCCGTCGAACATCGAGCTCTCAAGCTGGCCTCTTATCTCCTCTTCTGGCCGCAGGACCCCGCGATCGATATCAGCCCCAAGACCCCCGCGCTGGCCGACTACGACTTCCTCCCTGACCTCATGGCCCTGGATGACACCGGCGCCATCCAGCTCTGGGTCGAATGCGGCAGCACCACCATGAACAAGCTCACCAAGCTCACGCGCCGGCTGCCCCGGGGCCGCATCGTCGTCATGAAGGAGACCGAACGCGACGCCCAGCGCCTGCGCGAAGAGCTCCGGGCGCAGCTCGAACGCGAGGCCCGCGTCGAGATCCTGGCCTGGCCCGGCCGCCTGTTCCGCGATTGGGTCTCGGCCCTGCGGGAGAACACCGAGGTCTATGGGGAGAGCGGCGGGCTGCGCATCGACGTGGTCGTCAACGAGCGCCCCTTCGCAGCGGAGCTCAAGCGCCTTTAG
- a CDS encoding HAD family hydrolase — protein MKAWSAADQKRQDQRLDAVVDLVKRKTAKNISTLAIFDLDGTLFDNRSRTIFILRELSELFDRELPQLVAAFDRFHELGIVEYSLTGTLRKLGVRSRREAALIEKEWAKRFFSDDYQKFDIPLPGAKAYVKRVHEAGATVIYLTGRDLGRMFVGTAEALRLYGFPVGIMGTMMVVKRQFEEADEAFKRDVAAYLRRLGEVTAIFENEPANSNILQKAFPEASSFFVLTQHRPDAPALAPGILRIRDFRSRPPRP, from the coding sequence ATGAAGGCCTGGAGCGCGGCGGACCAGAAGAGGCAGGACCAGCGGCTCGATGCGGTCGTGGACCTCGTCAAGAGAAAGACCGCCAAGAACATATCGACCTTGGCGATCTTCGATCTGGACGGCACCTTGTTCGACAACCGTTCGCGGACGATCTTCATCCTGCGGGAGCTCTCCGAGCTGTTCGACCGGGAGCTGCCGCAATTGGTCGCGGCTTTCGACCGTTTCCATGAGTTGGGCATCGTGGAGTACAGTTTGACCGGGACTTTGCGCAAGCTCGGTGTGAGGTCCCGCCGCGAGGCGGCGCTGATAGAGAAAGAATGGGCCAAGCGCTTCTTCTCGGACGACTACCAGAAGTTCGACATCCCTCTGCCGGGCGCCAAGGCTTATGTGAAGCGTGTCCATGAGGCCGGGGCGACGGTGATCTATCTGACGGGGCGGGATCTGGGCCGGATGTTCGTGGGTACCGCTGAGGCTCTGCGTCTCTACGGCTTCCCGGTGGGGATCATGGGCACGATGATGGTGGTCAAAAGGCAATTCGAGGAAGCCGACGAGGCGTTCAAGAGGGACGTGGCCGCCTACCTGCGGCGCCTGGGCGAGGTCACGGCGATCTTCGAGAACGAGCCGGCCAACAGCAACATTTTGCAGAAGGCATTCCCGGAAGCGTCGTCCTTCTTCGTCCTGACCCAGCACCGCCCCGACGCGCCGGCCCTGGCCCCCGGCATCCTGCGCATCCGGGACTTCCGGAGCCGTCCGCCCCGTCCCTAA
- a CDS encoding GGDEF domain-containing protein, with the protein MKTIRRRRSDLEEPRAFLRSLPHTALYPALGFAVGLITPVGAFLMRYLLAGPLLTTQWIRYELQYNANFYAIMAIGTILSFMVFGYILGLRSEEQRVNNRILRARIDELHLKSVTDGLTGCYTHGYLHEVLELEMQRSLTGQAPLSLLLLDIDDFKKVNDLHGHLFGDRVIKETAETIAASVRAADIFGRLGGDEFLVIMPGADHEMAGVVARRICTSFAKSHHMATVSIGVASLSGNEKVSAADVLHRADLNLYQAKRDGKNRVCAGGKVVPAPPPPQPA; encoded by the coding sequence ATGAAGACGATCCGGCGGCGCAGGAGCGACCTGGAAGAGCCCCGGGCCTTCCTGCGCTCCTTGCCCCACACCGCGCTCTACCCGGCGCTGGGCTTCGCCGTCGGGCTGATCACGCCCGTCGGGGCCTTCCTCATGCGCTACCTGCTGGCCGGCCCCCTGCTGACGACGCAATGGATCCGCTACGAGCTCCAGTACAACGCGAATTTCTACGCGATCATGGCCATCGGGACCATCCTGAGCTTCATGGTCTTCGGCTATATCCTGGGCCTGCGCAGCGAGGAACAGCGCGTCAACAACCGCATCCTGCGCGCCCGCATCGACGAGCTGCACCTCAAGTCCGTCACCGACGGTCTGACCGGCTGCTACACCCACGGCTATCTCCACGAGGTGCTGGAACTGGAGATGCAGCGCTCCCTGACCGGCCAGGCCCCGCTCTCCTTGCTCCTGCTCGACATCGACGACTTCAAGAAGGTCAACGACCTGCACGGCCATCTCTTCGGCGACCGGGTCATCAAGGAGACGGCCGAGACCATCGCGGCCAGCGTGCGCGCCGCCGATATCTTCGGCCGGCTGGGCGGCGACGAGTTCCTGGTCATCATGCCGGGCGCGGACCACGAGATGGCCGGCGTGGTGGCCCGGCGCATCTGCACCTCCTTCGCCAAGAGCCACCACATGGCCACGGTGAGCATCGGGGTGGCCTCGCTGTCGGGCAACGAGAAGGTCTCGGCCGCCGACGTCCTGCACCGGGCCGACCTCAACCTCTACCAAGCCAAGCGCGATGGCAAGAACCGGGTCTGCGCGGGCGGCAAGGTCGTGCCGGCGCCCCCGCCGCCCCAGCCGGCATGA
- a CDS encoding histidine phosphatase family protein → MKLYLLRHGRSPSAAEAGVAKDFDRPLSDAGRAEVRKAALCLASRGARPSLILHSPLRRAVETAKEAATVLKPAPGLEAFTPLANALSAEELAARLRQRCAGLSEVLAVGHQPQLGELVEALSKAVFSLKPAGLVALELKAEEPAAFLWACNPEDLPVP, encoded by the coding sequence ATGAAGCTCTATCTCCTGCGCCATGGACGCTCTCCCAGCGCCGCCGAAGCGGGCGTGGCCAAGGACTTCGACCGGCCCCTATCCGATGCGGGACGTGCCGAGGTGCGCAAGGCCGCGCTCTGTCTCGCAAGTCGCGGCGCGCGGCCGAGCCTCATCCTGCACAGCCCGCTCCGGCGTGCCGTCGAGACCGCCAAAGAAGCCGCGACCGTGCTCAAGCCAGCCCCAGGGCTGGAGGCCTTCACGCCCCTGGCCAACGCGCTCTCCGCCGAGGAGCTGGCCGCGCGGCTGCGCCAGCGCTGCGCGGGTCTCTCCGAGGTCCTGGCGGTGGGGCACCAGCCCCAGTTGGGAGAGCTGGTCGAGGCCCTCTCCAAAGCGGTCTTCAGCCTCAAGCCGGCCGGCTTGGTGGCGCTCGAGCTCAAGGCCGAGGAGCCGGCCGCGTTCCTCTGGGCCTGCAACCCGGAGGACCTTCCGGTCCCGTGA
- a CDS encoding metallopeptidase TldD-related protein codes for MRHSGLLSLSAALILAAGPARAAVSDPVLTAMQEELSRSVSKLSRAESAPLYYLAYEVTDAADDWLGASLGGLETDVQGSSRYLDTDVRVGSSRLDNTHEIKGRDSWMDSSQRAKVRLPIEGDIPALRAAMWQQTDAAFKAALERFTKVRTNRAVTADEEDRSPDFSQEGAAARHSDVVGSPQLDRRLWRARLRDYSARFKDLPFVFDSGAGLELSRVDRRFVSSEGAALRTGNLYVRLSYRLTSRTADGMDLYRFKAYDVDRLEDLPSDEAVKRDMEQSIAELKSLRDAPLIEPFAGPVILKNRAAAVFFHEIFGHRVEGQRQKKESEGQTFTKKLGQPVVSSFISVYDDPTLERFQGTFLRGAYKYDDEGVPTQRVALVENGLLRNFLMNRMPIAGFPRSNGHGRREPGHATVARMGNTLVEASRTVPYAQLRRMLLDELARQKKPYGLVFDDISGGYTMTGRESVQAFKVQPLLVYKVYADGRPDEVVRGVDIVGTPIAGFMKILAAGDDPAVFNGTCGAESGSVPVSAVSPSLLISEMEVEKVAKSQAKPPILPPPYGDKP; via the coding sequence ATGCGACATTCAGGCCTCCTTTCCCTGTCGGCTGCGCTGATTTTGGCCGCGGGCCCGGCCCGCGCCGCGGTCTCCGACCCCGTCCTGACCGCCATGCAGGAGGAGCTCTCCCGGTCCGTCTCCAAGCTCAGCCGCGCCGAGTCCGCTCCGCTCTATTACCTCGCCTACGAGGTGACCGACGCGGCCGATGACTGGCTGGGCGCGAGCCTGGGGGGCCTGGAGACGGATGTGCAGGGCTCGAGCCGCTACCTGGATACGGACGTGCGCGTCGGCTCCAGCCGGCTCGACAACACCCACGAGATCAAGGGCCGGGACTCCTGGATGGACAGTTCGCAGCGCGCCAAGGTGCGCCTGCCCATCGAGGGCGACATCCCGGCCTTGCGCGCCGCGATGTGGCAGCAGACCGACGCCGCCTTCAAGGCCGCCTTGGAGCGCTTCACCAAGGTCAGGACCAACCGGGCCGTGACCGCCGACGAGGAGGACCGCTCACCGGACTTCTCACAGGAGGGGGCCGCGGCCAGGCACTCCGATGTCGTGGGGTCGCCTCAGCTCGACCGGCGCCTCTGGCGCGCCAGGCTCAGGGACTATTCGGCCCGGTTCAAGGACCTCCCCTTCGTCTTCGACTCCGGCGCGGGCCTGGAGCTCAGCCGCGTGGACCGGCGCTTCGTCTCCAGCGAAGGCGCCGCCCTGCGCACGGGCAACCTCTACGTCCGTCTGTCCTACCGGCTCACCTCCCGGACCGCGGACGGCATGGACCTCTACCGCTTCAAGGCCTACGACGTGGACCGCCTGGAGGACCTGCCCTCGGATGAGGCCGTCAAGCGCGACATGGAGCAGTCCATAGCCGAGCTCAAGTCCCTGCGGGACGCGCCGCTCATCGAGCCCTTCGCGGGCCCGGTCATCCTGAAGAACCGCGCCGCCGCGGTCTTCTTCCATGAGATCTTCGGCCACCGGGTCGAGGGCCAGCGCCAGAAGAAGGAGAGCGAAGGGCAGACCTTCACCAAGAAGCTCGGCCAGCCCGTGGTCTCGAGCTTCATCTCGGTCTACGACGACCCGACCCTGGAGCGATTCCAGGGGACTTTCCTGCGCGGCGCCTACAAGTACGACGACGAGGGCGTCCCGACGCAGCGGGTGGCTTTGGTCGAGAACGGCCTCCTGCGTAATTTCCTCATGAACCGCATGCCCATCGCCGGCTTCCCCCGCTCCAACGGCCACGGCCGGCGCGAGCCGGGCCATGCCACCGTGGCGCGCATGGGCAACACGCTCGTGGAGGCCTCCCGCACGGTGCCCTATGCTCAGCTGCGCCGGATGCTGCTCGACGAGTTGGCCCGCCAGAAGAAGCCCTACGGCTTGGTCTTCGACGACATCTCCGGCGGCTACACCATGACCGGCCGGGAATCGGTGCAGGCCTTCAAGGTCCAGCCGCTGCTGGTCTACAAGGTCTACGCGGACGGCCGCCCCGACGAGGTCGTGCGGGGGGTGGACATCGTGGGCACGCCGATCGCGGGCTTCATGAAGATCCTGGCCGCGGGCGATGATCCGGCCGTCTTCAACGGCACCTGCGGGGCCGAGTCGGGCTCGGTCCCGGTCTCGGCCGTGTCGCCCAGCCTGCTCATCTCCGAGATGGAGGTGGAGAAGGTGGCCAAATCGCAGGCCAAGCCGCCCATCCTGCCGCCGCCGTACGGGGACAAGCCATGA
- a CDS encoding metallopeptidase TldD-related protein, with translation MNNESLLGRWMARRPSVAAQPAPPRGGRRFRWGTMAVLVLGLPIQATAALPANDVVFRAMQDEMSRNMRRLRMDDLPGPYYLAYTVREGTQAFITAGFGALEGSQISPFLEARVQVRVGDSSFDNTNFVPAGFGSGGPGLTNASFEDDYDNLRFSLWSLTDETYKSALESLAKKKAFREKHQIVESLDDFSGEPPVQRFEPLAWTPIDRGLWERRLRELSAVFRDFPEIQDSRVDLSFFSGTKRFLNSEGTAVRGSDNQINIEVSVNTQGRDGLRFGDSEGLHYPAWADVPSQTDLLAEVRRFARGVADVVHGSTVEAYVGPVLFEDEAAAEFFDVQLVDNISSPRGSWSEDENNRVYDPPPFVSRLGMRVAVPWLSFVDDPLLERYGGVPLFGHYDFDDEGVPARRLDLVRKGKLVDLYMSRAPIRELKHSNGHGRSAFFGDPSGRMGSLIVTPEKPVPLSELKDRMRAMCRDLELDYGIVVREMGGLTPVRAYKVYAADGREEPLAGVEFVGAGFRPLRDIVAASKEMYVFNFLHGSTGRTVVPASIVAPSILVQEMELRKTERKPERLHYLKKPFFAGKGK, from the coding sequence ATGAACAACGAGAGCTTGCTTGGCCGTTGGATGGCGCGGCGACCTTCGGTCGCCGCGCAACCGGCGCCCCCCCGGGGGGGGCGCCGGTTCCGTTGGGGGACGATGGCCGTCCTGGTCCTGGGCCTGCCGATACAAGCCACCGCCGCGCTGCCCGCCAACGACGTCGTCTTCCGGGCCATGCAGGACGAGATGTCCCGCAACATGCGCCGGCTGCGCATGGACGACCTGCCCGGGCCGTATTATCTGGCCTACACGGTCCGGGAAGGGACGCAAGCCTTCATCACCGCGGGCTTCGGCGCCCTGGAGGGCAGCCAGATCAGCCCTTTCCTGGAGGCGCGGGTGCAGGTGCGGGTGGGGGATTCCTCCTTCGACAACACGAACTTCGTCCCGGCCGGCTTCGGGTCCGGCGGCCCGGGCCTCACCAACGCCTCCTTCGAGGACGATTACGACAATCTGCGCTTCTCCTTGTGGTCGCTGACCGACGAGACTTACAAGAGCGCCCTGGAGAGCCTGGCCAAGAAGAAGGCCTTCCGGGAGAAGCACCAGATCGTGGAATCACTCGACGATTTCTCCGGCGAGCCGCCCGTTCAGCGCTTCGAACCTTTGGCTTGGACGCCCATCGACCGCGGGCTCTGGGAGCGGCGCTTGCGGGAGCTTTCCGCGGTCTTCCGCGACTTCCCTGAGATCCAGGACTCGCGCGTGGACCTGAGTTTCTTCAGCGGCACCAAGAGGTTCCTCAACAGCGAGGGGACCGCGGTGCGCGGCTCGGACAACCAGATCAACATCGAGGTCAGCGTCAACACCCAGGGCCGGGACGGCCTGCGCTTCGGCGATTCGGAGGGGCTGCATTATCCGGCCTGGGCCGACGTCCCGTCCCAGACGGACCTGCTCGCCGAGGTGCGGCGTTTCGCCCGGGGCGTGGCGGACGTGGTGCACGGCTCGACGGTGGAGGCCTACGTGGGCCCGGTGCTCTTCGAAGACGAAGCCGCGGCGGAGTTCTTCGACGTGCAGCTGGTGGACAACATCTCCAGCCCGCGCGGCAGTTGGTCCGAGGACGAGAACAACCGTGTCTATGACCCGCCGCCGTTCGTTAGCCGCCTGGGCATGCGCGTGGCCGTGCCTTGGCTGAGCTTCGTCGACGACCCGCTGCTGGAACGCTATGGCGGCGTGCCGCTCTTCGGCCATTACGACTTCGACGACGAGGGCGTGCCGGCCCGGCGCCTGGATCTGGTGCGCAAAGGCAAGCTCGTGGACCTCTACATGAGCCGCGCGCCGATCCGCGAGCTCAAGCATTCCAACGGTCATGGGCGCTCCGCTTTCTTCGGCGATCCGTCGGGCCGGATGGGCAGCCTCATCGTGACGCCGGAGAAGCCCGTGCCGCTCTCCGAGCTCAAGGACCGGATGCGCGCGATGTGCCGGGACCTGGAGCTCGACTACGGCATCGTGGTGCGCGAGATGGGGGGCTTGACTCCGGTGCGGGCTTATAAGGTCTACGCGGCCGACGGCCGCGAGGAGCCGCTGGCGGGGGTGGAGTTCGTGGGCGCGGGGTTCCGGCCTTTGCGCGACATCGTGGCCGCTTCCAAGGAGATGTACGTGTTCAACTTCCTGCACGGATCCACCGGCCGCACCGTGGTCCCGGCCTCGATCGTGGCGCCGTCGATCCTGGTCCAGGAGATGGAACTGCGCAAGACCGAGCGCAAGCCGGAGCGTCTGCACTACCTCAAGAAACCCTTCTTCGCGGGGAAGGGGAAGTGA
- a CDS encoding phospholipase D-like domain-containing protein: MRWAQLLRGFLRRVPPGSGDFSQDLDKFLPGNRITFLGDGVEAFRSMWETIDSARKSVHLETYIFDSDSTGREFGRRLMEKARQGVSVRLIFDAAGSHYIDPGFLDQLRGAGVRVLEYHPLAPWRARWAWSRRDHRKILVVDGRTAFTGGMNISQDQVPREKGGRGWNDAHVRIEGPAVRELDRLFRAVWVKETKQWFPLEDAEQSRPGDSLAWVAANQEFLNRYRIRRAYLDALRAARREVAIANAYFLPGHGILRALAGAARRGVSVRLLVPGRSDHPAVWHAGRRTFDFLLRNGVRLFQWERSILHAKMAVVDGVWCTVGSYNMDHRSLRHNLEVNLLVLDTVLAAQMKKKFAGDLGSARELKLEEWRRRPRLDKLREEFWYQFRYFF, from the coding sequence AACCGCATCACCTTCCTCGGCGACGGTGTCGAGGCCTTCCGCTCCATGTGGGAGACCATAGATTCGGCGCGCAAGTCGGTCCACCTCGAGACCTACATCTTCGACAGCGACTCGACCGGCCGGGAGTTCGGCCGCCGGCTCATGGAGAAGGCGCGCCAGGGAGTGAGCGTGCGCCTCATCTTCGACGCGGCCGGCTCGCACTACATCGACCCGGGGTTCCTCGACCAGTTGCGCGGCGCCGGGGTGCGCGTCCTGGAATATCATCCCCTGGCGCCCTGGCGCGCCCGCTGGGCCTGGTCCCGGCGCGACCACCGCAAGATCCTGGTGGTGGACGGCCGCACCGCCTTCACCGGCGGCATGAACATCTCGCAGGATCAAGTCCCGCGCGAGAAGGGCGGCCGGGGCTGGAACGACGCGCACGTGCGCATCGAGGGCCCGGCGGTGCGCGAACTCGACCGGCTCTTCCGCGCGGTCTGGGTCAAGGAGACCAAGCAGTGGTTTCCCTTGGAGGACGCGGAGCAGTCACGGCCCGGGGATTCCTTGGCCTGGGTGGCGGCCAACCAGGAGTTCCTCAACCGCTACCGCATACGGCGGGCCTACCTCGATGCCCTGCGCGCGGCGCGCCGGGAGGTGGCCATCGCCAACGCCTATTTCCTCCCGGGCCACGGGATATTGCGGGCGCTGGCCGGGGCGGCGCGGCGCGGGGTCTCGGTGCGCCTGCTCGTGCCGGGCCGCTCCGACCACCCCGCGGTGTGGCACGCGGGGCGGCGCACCTTCGACTTCCTCCTGCGCAACGGGGTGCGGCTCTTCCAGTGGGAGCGCTCCATCCTTCACGCCAAGATGGCGGTCGTCGACGGGGTCTGGTGCACGGTGGGGTCCTACAACATGGACCATCGCAGCCTGCGCCACAACCTGGAGGTCAACCTGCTCGTGCTCGACACGGTGCTGGCCGCGCAGATGAAGAAGAAGTTCGCAGGCGACCTGGGGTCGGCGCGGGAGCTCAAGCTTGAGGAGTGGCGCCGCAGGCCGCGGCTCGACAAGCTGCGCGAAGAGTTCTGGTACCAGTTCCGGTACTTCTTCTAG